A region of Stigmatopora nigra isolate UIUO_SnigA chromosome 6, RoL_Snig_1.1, whole genome shotgun sequence DNA encodes the following proteins:
- the ppp1r27b gene encoding protein phosphatase 1 regulatory subunit 27b: MKYYQFPASHTISLRAYAQDKCKSAVSQKPIRSVHFPNEIVFQDFVRHGELERIGCFIRARRVTLDAVYPSGMAAIHEAVLSGNLECVKLLVDYGANIHHRDDEGWTPLHMACSDGFPHIARYLLSLGADPNLENDCGEKPSDLIDPEINPELLDLFGIVDND; this comes from the exons ATGAAGTATTACCAGTTCCCAGCTTCTCACACAATTTCACTTCGAGCTTATGCTCAGGACAAGTGCAAGAGCGCAGTGTCTCAAAAGCCCATCCGCAGTGTGCATTTCCCCAACGAAATCGTTTTCCAGGACTTTGTGCGGCATGGTGAGCTAGAAAGGATTGGCTGCTTCATCCGAGCCAGAAGGGTTACTCTGGATGCCGTCTACCCCTCTG GTATGGCTGCCATTCACGAGGCTGTTCTGTCTGGCAACCTGGAGTGTGTGAAGCTGTTGGTCGACTACGGCGCAAATATCCACCACAGGGACGATGAAGGCTGGACGCCGTTGCACATGGCCTGCAGTGACGGATTCCCTCACATCGCACG TTATCTTCTCTCACTGGGTGCTGATCCTAATCTGGAAAATGATTGTGGGGAGAAGCCAAGTGACCTAATTGACCCAGAGATCAACCCAGAACTACTGGACCTGTTTGGTATTGTTGACAACGATTGA
- the anapc11 gene encoding anaphase-promoting complex subunit 11, giving the protein MKVKIKKWNAVASWLWVANDESCGICRQAFNGCCPDCKVPGDDCPLVWGQCSHCFHMHCILKWLNSQQVQQQCPMCRQEWKFKE; this is encoded by the exons ATGAAAGTCAAGATTAAGAAATGGAATGCAGTTGCCTCGTGGTTGTGGGTTGCTAATGATGAGAGCTGTGGGATCTGTAGGCAAGCTTTCAATGGTTGCTGTCCCGACT GTAAGGTGCCAGGAGATGATTGCCCGCTGGTCTGGGGTCAGTGTTCCCATTGTTTCCACATGCACTGCATTTTAAAATGGCTCAACTCCCAGCAAGTCCAGCAGCAGTGTCCCATGTGTCGACAGGAGTGGAAGTTTAAAGAATGA
- the mgarpb gene encoding uncharacterized protein mgarpb isoform X2 — MFCRRVYQRLSPMATKVFVPTFRKAPVRHMAMGVPGGSPNLTYIVLCGGSLTAAVVYGYRTIIGDSERYEDRLANMGSAAKVEASSTEIEAAEPVPVEEPVLPVEVVAESLAEPTVDETTVEPHVENSTPEDVGALTEILAVEEAESAAVEEAPTVVAEAAPMTVEDTPAETSPKAATDLLTAVKILTGATEIAAASVGESSLVRAVRHIEEEGKVLDAVLELSPPEVLEGIEDHAVKEPTDETVAVINEESLESAPVSNDEDINTDDKVSAEEVIPEEAASPVSDGEEEVLPDESASSVPTEEIATEIETEDQIPVPDQEEIITVVEVEPSAELGIAVEAQVEQELSVAEPAAEEGAVAAVEETVVTSEEEGTTQPLEDNTETEADVISVAEPESNSLQDSVVEVSNPTADQPNDIQEENEVGESVTPEEEAIIQPLECEAGSEADVLSVAEPESNSNQDSLEVVLNLTADQPTDIMEENEGGEAVSTEEEEATIPHLEAELGSEAELLSVAEPESNCQPDSLEEVSNLAADQPTDIMEENEGPVAVVVVINQS; from the exons ATGTTCTGTAGACGGGTTTATCAGAGACTCAGCCCGATGGCTACCAAGGTCTTCGTTCCTACTTTTAGAAAAG CTCCAGTGAGGCACATGGCCATGGGAGTTCCTGGTGGCTCGCCTAACTTGACCTATATAGTCTTGTGTGGAGGAAGCCTCACTGCTGCAGTTGTCTAT GGCTACAGGACAATCATTGGTGATAGTGAGCGCTATGAGGACAGACTCGCCAACATGGGCTCTGCAGCAAAGG ttGAAGCTTCCTCAACTGAGATAGAGGCAGCTGAACCCGTCCCAGTCGAGGAGCCGGTGTTGCCAGTAGAAGTTGTTGCCGAGTCACTCGCCGAGCCCACCGTGGATGAGACCACCGTTGAGCCCCATGTTGAGAACTCGACACCTGAAGATGTCGGAGCGCTGACCGAGATCTTGGCCGTGGAGGAAGCTGAGTCAGCTGCTGTGGAAGAAGCTCCAACCGTAGTAGCTGAAGCTGCTCCAATGACTGTGGAGGACACCCCAGCAGAGACGTCTCCAA AGGCAGCAACAGACCTTCTAACAGCTGTAAAAATACTGACTGGTGCCACTGAAATTGCAGCAGCTTCTGTTGGCGAGTCCAGTTTGGTGAGAGCTGTCCGTCACATAGAAGAAGAAGGAAAGGTTTTGGACGCTGTGTTGGAGCTGTCACCACCTGAAGTCCTTGAAGGAATCGAAGATCATGCAGTTAAAGAACCCACGGATGAAACAGTTGCCGTTATAAACGAAGAGTCGCTGGAATCTGCACCGGTTAGTAATGATGAAGACATTAATACCGATGATAAAGTCTCTGCAGAGGAGGTCATTCCAGAGGAAGCTGCATCTCCAGTTTCTGACGGAGAGGAGGAAGTGCTTCCTGATGAATCTGCGAGTTCCGTCCCCACTGAAGAGATCGCAACAGAAATAGAAACTGAAGATCAGATTCCAGTTCCTGATCAGGAGGAGATTATCACAGTTGTAGAAGTTGAACCTTCTGCCGAATTGGGCATCGCTGTCGAAGCTCAGGTTGAGCAAGAGCTTTCTGTGGCTGAACCGGCTGCAGAAGAGGGTGCTGTAGCAGCAGTGGAAGAGACAGTTGTTACCTCGGAAGAAGAAGGTACCACTCAACCACTGGAAGATAACACTGAAACGGAAGCAGATGTGATTTCAGTTGCTGAACCAGAGTCCAACTCCCTCCAAGATTCCGTGGTAGAAGTGTCGAATCCCACTGCTGATCAACCAAATGACATTCAGGAGGAGAATGAAGTTGGAGAGTCAGTGACACCTGAAGAAGAAGCTATCATTCAGCCTTTGGAATGTGAAGCTGGTTCAGAAGCAGATGTGCTTTCAGTTGCTGAACCAGAGTCCAACTCCAATCAAGATTCTTTGGAGGTAGTGTTGAATCTCACTGCTGATCAACCAACAGACATTATGGAGGAGAATGAAGGTGGGGAGGCAGTGTccactgaagaagaagaagctacCATTCCACATCTGGAAGCTGAACTTGGATCAGAAGCAGAGTTGCTTTCAGTGGCTGAACCAGAGTCAAACTGCCAGCCAGATTCTTTGGAAGAAGTATCGAATCTCGCTGCTGATCAACCAACTGACATTATGGAGGAGAATGAAG GTCCAGTGGCAGTAGTGGTGGTGATAAACCAGTCATGA
- the mgarpb gene encoding uncharacterized protein mgarpb isoform X1, translating into MFCRRVYQRLSPMATKVFVPTFRKAPVRHMAMGVPGGSPNLTYIVLCGGSLTAAVVYGYRTIIGDSERYEDRLANMGSAAKVEASSTEIEAAEPVPVEEPVLPVEVVAESLAEPTVDETTVEPHVENSTPEDVGALTEILAVEEAESAAVEEAPTVVAEAAPMTVEDTPAETSPSTEAATDLLTAVKILTGATEIAAASVGESSLVRAVRHIEEEGKVLDAVLELSPPEVLEGIEDHAVKEPTDETVAVINEESLESAPVSNDEDINTDDKVSAEEVIPEEAASPVSDGEEEVLPDESASSVPTEEIATEIETEDQIPVPDQEEIITVVEVEPSAELGIAVEAQVEQELSVAEPAAEEGAVAAVEETVVTSEEEGTTQPLEDNTETEADVISVAEPESNSLQDSVVEVSNPTADQPNDIQEENEVGESVTPEEEAIIQPLECEAGSEADVLSVAEPESNSNQDSLEVVLNLTADQPTDIMEENEGGEAVSTEEEEATIPHLEAELGSEAELLSVAEPESNCQPDSLEEVSNLAADQPTDIMEENEGPVAVVVVINQS; encoded by the exons ATGTTCTGTAGACGGGTTTATCAGAGACTCAGCCCGATGGCTACCAAGGTCTTCGTTCCTACTTTTAGAAAAG CTCCAGTGAGGCACATGGCCATGGGAGTTCCTGGTGGCTCGCCTAACTTGACCTATATAGTCTTGTGTGGAGGAAGCCTCACTGCTGCAGTTGTCTAT GGCTACAGGACAATCATTGGTGATAGTGAGCGCTATGAGGACAGACTCGCCAACATGGGCTCTGCAGCAAAGG ttGAAGCTTCCTCAACTGAGATAGAGGCAGCTGAACCCGTCCCAGTCGAGGAGCCGGTGTTGCCAGTAGAAGTTGTTGCCGAGTCACTCGCCGAGCCCACCGTGGATGAGACCACCGTTGAGCCCCATGTTGAGAACTCGACACCTGAAGATGTCGGAGCGCTGACCGAGATCTTGGCCGTGGAGGAAGCTGAGTCAGCTGCTGTGGAAGAAGCTCCAACCGTAGTAGCTGAAGCTGCTCCAATGACTGTGGAGGACACCCCAGCAGAGACGTCTCCAAGTACTG AGGCAGCAACAGACCTTCTAACAGCTGTAAAAATACTGACTGGTGCCACTGAAATTGCAGCAGCTTCTGTTGGCGAGTCCAGTTTGGTGAGAGCTGTCCGTCACATAGAAGAAGAAGGAAAGGTTTTGGACGCTGTGTTGGAGCTGTCACCACCTGAAGTCCTTGAAGGAATCGAAGATCATGCAGTTAAAGAACCCACGGATGAAACAGTTGCCGTTATAAACGAAGAGTCGCTGGAATCTGCACCGGTTAGTAATGATGAAGACATTAATACCGATGATAAAGTCTCTGCAGAGGAGGTCATTCCAGAGGAAGCTGCATCTCCAGTTTCTGACGGAGAGGAGGAAGTGCTTCCTGATGAATCTGCGAGTTCCGTCCCCACTGAAGAGATCGCAACAGAAATAGAAACTGAAGATCAGATTCCAGTTCCTGATCAGGAGGAGATTATCACAGTTGTAGAAGTTGAACCTTCTGCCGAATTGGGCATCGCTGTCGAAGCTCAGGTTGAGCAAGAGCTTTCTGTGGCTGAACCGGCTGCAGAAGAGGGTGCTGTAGCAGCAGTGGAAGAGACAGTTGTTACCTCGGAAGAAGAAGGTACCACTCAACCACTGGAAGATAACACTGAAACGGAAGCAGATGTGATTTCAGTTGCTGAACCAGAGTCCAACTCCCTCCAAGATTCCGTGGTAGAAGTGTCGAATCCCACTGCTGATCAACCAAATGACATTCAGGAGGAGAATGAAGTTGGAGAGTCAGTGACACCTGAAGAAGAAGCTATCATTCAGCCTTTGGAATGTGAAGCTGGTTCAGAAGCAGATGTGCTTTCAGTTGCTGAACCAGAGTCCAACTCCAATCAAGATTCTTTGGAGGTAGTGTTGAATCTCACTGCTGATCAACCAACAGACATTATGGAGGAGAATGAAGGTGGGGAGGCAGTGTccactgaagaagaagaagctacCATTCCACATCTGGAAGCTGAACTTGGATCAGAAGCAGAGTTGCTTTCAGTGGCTGAACCAGAGTCAAACTGCCAGCCAGATTCTTTGGAAGAAGTATCGAATCTCGCTGCTGATCAACCAACTGACATTATGGAGGAGAATGAAG GTCCAGTGGCAGTAGTGGTGGTGATAAACCAGTCATGA